The genomic segment ATCCATTTGCCCTATCCATGCCGCCGGACGGTCTGCTGAAATAACAACTAACGGAACCTTTTGATAGAAAGCTTCGGCAACAGCCGGATGGATATTGAGCAACGCCGTGCCCGATGTGCAGCATATGGCAGCCGGTTGTCCGCCATGCAAAGCCAATCCGAGAGCGAAGAAACCGGCACTTCGTTCATCGGTTACCGAATAGCAGGTAAACGCAGGATGCTCTACGAGTGTGTGGATGATAGGAGCATTGCGGCTACCCGGGCACAGTACCACTTTCGTTATATTGTGTGCTTGCAGCAAGGCTGCCAATTGGAGTATATTTTTCTTATCCGAATACATAGATTCTATTTTTTTAGTTATTAGTAATGGCCAGCATTGTTTGCAGTTTATTCTCCGTCTCGTTCCATTCGTCATTTAGTTCGGACGAAGGCAGCAAACCTCCGCCGGCATAGAGCGTCAGTGTGGCATCATTTATATTCATGCAACGCAGATTTACGTATAAATCTGTTTTCCCTTCGGGACTCAACCAACCGATGAATCCCGAATAATAACGGCGTTCGTAGCCTTCATTCTCCAGTATGAAGCAATAGGCTTCCTCTTTCGGCAGTCCGCACACGGCAGGAGTGGGATGCAATAAACTCAGCATGTCTCCCAATTTATTATGATCCGGCAGGGAAAAGTGGAAATCGGTTTTTAAATGCGCCAGTTCTCCCGCACGTATGGCGTAAGGCCCTTTTTCTCCCGGGCGGATATTTAGGGACAGCAGCTGCTTGCGGATATAAGCCGATACCAGCTTTTGTTCTTCTTTATTCTTCTCATCCCAATTGATGGGAAGTTCTCCTTGCTGCAATGATTGTGTGCCGGCCAAAGCCGTAGTGCTCCATTCTCCTTTCTCGCCCGATAAAAGGATCTCCGGACTGCTGCCCAACCAAACACCCGTCTGTGGTGTATAACAAAGATATACATAAGAGTTTATATAGCGTTGGCTTGCCCTGTAAAAAGCACCGGCGGGTGAAAAAGCAGGAGTCCTGTCGATTGTTAGGCTACGGGATAGTACTAGTTTATCGAAAACATCTTCGTGCAATACTTTTATAAAAAGATCGAAACTATGTGCATACTCTTCTAACTGCTGTTGGTATTCGCTTGGCGAAGGCTTTTCGTTTTTATCCGTTGGTTTGGCTACCTTCGATGAATGAGGTTTGCTTAATTCTATGCACTCCGGTTGGATAAGCACAATCGGATAGTGGGCACTTACCTGAAAAGGAGCGATAACAAACCCATGTTGTCCGTTCAGTTCCTCAATATTGTAAATCAGGCGCACGGCGCCCTGGGTTTGTGTCAGGAAGTGCGGATTTCTTTCTCCCGGAGCACGATAGATTGCGAAGCTTTGTTTTCGATTGATGAGTGCATCAATTACTTTACAGTTGGCATATTGTTCTGATGTCATCTCTTTTTTAATATACTATTAACCACACGCACGGACGATACCAGTTTGTCGGTAGAGGTAAATACATCCACATTCCACACGTGTGATGAGCGACCTTTATGAACAATGGTTCCCACGGCCCGTACCGTGTCTCCTTCGTGTGCAGAAGAGATATGGTTGCCGCTGACTTGCATTCCCACCACTATTTCATCGGGCTTGCAAAGAATCATTGACCCCAGTCCGGCTACCGTTTCGGCCAAAGCCAATGTGGCTCCTCCGTGTAAAATGCCGAAAGGTTGACGGGTTCGTTCATCTACCGGCATGGTTGCTTCTATTCTATCTTCGGAGGCATAGGTATATTGAATACCCAGATTACCCATTAAAGCATGACGCGCACGCGCGTTAAGCTCGTCCAGTGGTATTTCGGATGGATGAATTTCAGCCAGTATTGCATCCTCTACAGCGATAGCTACGCCGTCTTCTTCGTTAGATGCGGTAACAACATCGGCACAAGATTTGACCGAATTCTGGGCGTTACCCATGGCTATGCCCAATCCGGCAAGTTGTATCATGGAGAAATCACAGACGCCGTCGCCAATAGCAATCACTTCTTCCGTTCGTATATTGAGTTTCTCCAGCAAAAAACCTAATGTATTTGCTTTATCAATAAATTGAGGAACGACTTCAATGAAATAGGGCTCGGAACGAAATACATCCAGCACACCGTTCAGTCGTCTTTTCCAGTGTGCTTCTAGCTCTATAAGAGCTTGTTCGTCATCACTAACCAGCATGCATTTGCAAGGAGAAAAATCTATTTCGATGGAAAAATCGGTGACGGGAACTAATTGCATGTTATTCAGAAGAGCTTCCCGGCGTACATGTCCGTTTTCAGGCGCATTGGTGAGTATCTTATTCTGATGATAGGTAAATATGGCAAAGTTGCATTGCTTCGCTTTCCTTTCCAGATAAGGAAGCATTTCCGGATTAATTCGTTTTTCGAACAGTAACTTTCCGGTTTGGGCATTGATAATCTGTCCGCCATTATAAGAGAGAATATAACCGCCGTAGTTATCCAATTCCAATTTCTTAACCAGTGGCATTATTCCATAAGTAGGCCTGCCGGAGGCTAATACAATTTGTATTCCCATTTGCTGTGCTTTTAACAGCGTGGCCAAAGTACGGGCACTGATTTCGTTCTCATTATTGAGCAGTGTTCCGTCTACATCAAGAACTAATAATTTGTATTTCATGTCCTCTAGTTTTGGTTGAATTGCAAAGGTAGGAATTTGAAGTTATCACCGGAAAAAGAAGCGGGTAAAAAAACATATTTTATCTCTATCTTGTATTTGTTAGAAAAAAAGCAATCGTCTTTTTCCGCTTTCGTTAATTTATGAGTGGCGGAAAAACAATATACAGAATTTTAATGTTGATAATTAAAGATTCAATATGAGCTTTGCATTCATTCGAAGAGCTCCTTGTTCTTTTGATTTTATTCTGTAGAAAGTAATTAAATATTGAAATTATGATGAAAAGAATGGTGGTTATGCTGGGACTTATAGTAGTGGCTATATGTGCTCAGGCTCAAGTAGGAAACCTGGACGAAGCTATGGTTCAAGCCAAAAAGGACAATAAACTTATCTTACTAAAATTTTCGGGCTCCGACTGGTGCGGACCATGTATTCAGCTCCAAAAGACGATTATAGACAATCCGGCATTCACTTCGTTTGCCAATGAAAAACTGGTTCTTTTACTGGCTGATTTTCCTCGTCAAAAGAAAAATCAATTGACTAAGGAAAAACAAGAACAGAATGACAAACTAGCCGAGAAGTATAATCCCGAAGGTGAATTTCCTTATATGGTTTTGCTGGATGCAGATGGTAAGGTGCTATATAAATGGAGCGGCTATGATAGAAAGCTGTCAGTGCAGAATTACGTGGCCGAGATTGGACGTTTTACCAAATAAGTGAAGATGGTTCTGGTAAAGCTTCAAACGAAACTGATGGGAAATGCCTTTGAGTTTTGTGTGTTGAGTGAGAATGAGCAATTGGGCAACGAACAGATCGTTTGCGGAATAAACGAAGTGAAGCGGATTGAAAAACTGTTGACTACGTTTAGTGATGACAGTGTGACTAACGAGGTGAACAGGCAAGCAGGTATTAGACCTGTTTCCGTGCCGGAGGAATTCTATGATTTGGTATTCAGAGCTCAAAAGATTTCTGTACTTACGCAAGGGACTTTTGATTTATCTTACGGTTCACTGGATAAAGATTTCTGGAACTTCAACAAGTTATTGACTCGGCTGCCGGATAAACATGAAGCGAAAAAATCAGTTTATCTCATAGACTATAGAAACATTATTCTGGATAATGAGGCTAAAACTGTTTTTTTGAAGAACAAAGGTATGCGAATAGGCTTTGGGGGCATCGGCAAGGGTTATGCTGCCGATTGTGCCAAACGTGTAATGATGGAAGCCGGAGTAAGCAATGGGATTGTGAGTGCTGCCGGTGACCTGAATGCGTGGGGTTATCAGGAAGATGGTTCGCCATGGACGATAGGGATAGCTAATCCGAATCTCAAACAAAGTTATTTTTCAACACTGAACATCACAAATAAATCGGTTGCTACATCGGGTAATTACGAGAAGTATGTGAAGATTAACAATCAATTATACTCGCATACCATTAACCCGAAAACGGGTTATCCGATAAAAGGAATTAAAAGTGTGACTGTAATAACTGTTAATGCGGAATTAGCCGATGCGATGGCTACGCCGATATCGATTATGGGCGTTACTGAGGGGCTGAATTTTATTAATCAATTAAAAGGCGTTGAATGCATTCTTGTAGATGATGCCAACAGGCTTTATGTATCTGACAACATTAAATTAATTAAATGATGAAGTATGTATTTTTAATAATGTGCGTATGCATTACGCTTCTGAGTATGGTATCATGTGTAAGCGTGAAACCATATCAAAAATCGAAACTCAACGATGCAGAGATGGTTTTGTCCAGTCGTTCGGTTGAGAAGTATGAGAATAATTTTTTGATGTACCGTGAAGGTGCAACGGGTGGTAATGGAGGTAGAACCGGCGGCGGTTGTGGCTGTAACTAATACAATAGATAGAAATGAAGAAAAT from the uncultured Bacteroides sp. genome contains:
- a CDS encoding isochorismate synthase; the protein is MTSEQYANCKVIDALINRKQSFAIYRAPGERNPHFLTQTQGAVRLIYNIEELNGQHGFVIAPFQVSAHYPIVLIQPECIELSKPHSSKVAKPTDKNEKPSPSEYQQQLEEYAHSFDLFIKVLHEDVFDKLVLSRSLTIDRTPAFSPAGAFYRASQRYINSYVYLCYTPQTGVWLGSSPEILLSGEKGEWSTTALAGTQSLQQGELPINWDEKNKEEQKLVSAYIRKQLLSLNIRPGEKGPYAIRAGELAHLKTDFHFSLPDHNKLGDMLSLLHPTPAVCGLPKEEAYCFILENEGYERRYYSGFIGWLSPEGKTDLYVNLRCMNINDATLTLYAGGGLLPSSELNDEWNETENKLQTMLAITNN
- a CDS encoding Cof-type HAD-IIB family hydrolase gives rise to the protein MKYKLLVLDVDGTLLNNENEISARTLATLLKAQQMGIQIVLASGRPTYGIMPLVKKLELDNYGGYILSYNGGQIINAQTGKLLFEKRINPEMLPYLERKAKQCNFAIFTYHQNKILTNAPENGHVRREALLNNMQLVPVTDFSIEIDFSPCKCMLVSDDEQALIELEAHWKRRLNGVLDVFRSEPYFIEVVPQFIDKANTLGFLLEKLNIRTEEVIAIGDGVCDFSMIQLAGLGIAMGNAQNSVKSCADVVTASNEEDGVAIAVEDAILAEIHPSEIPLDELNARARHALMGNLGIQYTYASEDRIEATMPVDERTRQPFGILHGGATLALAETVAGLGSMILCKPDEIVVGMQVSGNHISSAHEGDTVRAVGTIVHKGRSSHVWNVDVFTSTDKLVSSVRVVNSILKKR
- a CDS encoding thioredoxin family protein, which translates into the protein MMKRMVVMLGLIVVAICAQAQVGNLDEAMVQAKKDNKLILLKFSGSDWCGPCIQLQKTIIDNPAFTSFANEKLVLLLADFPRQKKNQLTKEKQEQNDKLAEKYNPEGEFPYMVLLDADGKVLYKWSGYDRKLSVQNYVAEIGRFTK
- a CDS encoding FAD:protein FMN transferase, translated to MVLVKLQTKLMGNAFEFCVLSENEQLGNEQIVCGINEVKRIEKLLTTFSDDSVTNEVNRQAGIRPVSVPEEFYDLVFRAQKISVLTQGTFDLSYGSLDKDFWNFNKLLTRLPDKHEAKKSVYLIDYRNIILDNEAKTVFLKNKGMRIGFGGIGKGYAADCAKRVMMEAGVSNGIVSAAGDLNAWGYQEDGSPWTIGIANPNLKQSYFSTLNITNKSVATSGNYEKYVKINNQLYSHTINPKTGYPIKGIKSVTVITVNAELADAMATPISIMGVTEGLNFINQLKGVECILVDDANRLYVSDNIKLIK
- a CDS encoding DUF4266 domain-containing protein, with amino-acid sequence MMKYVFLIMCVCITLLSMVSCVSVKPYQKSKLNDAEMVLSSRSVEKYENNFLMYREGATGGNGGRTGGGCGCN